A region from the Aegilops tauschii subsp. strangulata cultivar AL8/78 chromosome 5, Aet v6.0, whole genome shotgun sequence genome encodes:
- the LOC109751394 gene encoding histone H4, giving the protein MSGRGKGGKGLGKGGAKRHRKVLRDNIQGITKPAIRRLARRGGVKRISGLIYEETRGVLKIFLENVIRDAVTYTEHARRKTVTAMDVVYALKRQGRTLYGFGG; this is encoded by the coding sequence ATGTCCGGGCGCGGCAAGGGCGGCAAGGGGCTGGGCAAGGGCGGGGCGAAGCGGCACAGGAAGGTGCTGCGGGACAACATCCAGGGGATCACCAAGCCGGCGATCCGGCGGCTAGCGCGGAGGGGCGGGGTGAAGCGCATCTCCGGGCTCATCTACGAGGAGACTCGCGGCGTGCTCAAGATCTTCCTCGAGAACGTCATCCGCGACGCAGTCACCTACACCGAGCACGCGCGCCGCAAGACCGTCACCGCCATGGACGTCGTGTACGCGCTCAAGCGCCAGGGCCGCACCCTGTACGGCTTCGGCGGTTAG
- the LOC109751398 gene encoding pectinesterase/pectinesterase inhibitor-like: protein MSSGSAFGDFGPLTERRKAEKARQVKKRIMIAVGTIAIILIVCGIVVTLNGKQKEEKDGSSSEKGSSRKSGGGGGDDDGGGDLKAVKKTITMMCKQVDYQGVCEESLTRCAKANESSPLGVLRLAVRVIGEALTEAFDRAELILTNDLLVKGAIADCKEFFGYAKEELNRTLAGMDASDSITKQGYQLSIWLSAVITHQETCIDGFPDGEFKDKVKLSFLKGKELTSNALAFIEKAATFLAGLKLPQRRLLVEEEGAAPRRAEPALGEDGIPEWVPESERRVLKGGGFKAEVKPNVVVAKDGSGQFKTINEALIAMPKKYDGRYVIQLKAGVYDEYVTITSQMPNVTLTGDGSKTTIITGKKNFVDGITTFKSATFTAQGDGFMAIGVGFENTAGAAKHQAVALLVLADKSIFLNCKMDGFQDTLYAHSKAQFYRNCDISGTIDFIFGDAAAVFQNCVITLRRPLDNQQNIVTAHGRADAREATGFVLQKCQIVGEPALTAPGRPPIKNYLARPWRECSRTIFMESDLPALIDKAGYLPWNGEFGLKTLYYAEYGNTGPGADTVGRVNWVGYKKVISKDEANKFTLGNFIHPQPWIDPTGTPVKYDFFG from the exons ATGTCGTCGGGGTCGGCGTTTGGCGACTTCGGCCCGCTCACCGAGCGCCGCAAAGCCGAGAAGGCGCGGCAGGTGAAAAAGCGCATCATGATCGCCGTAGGGACCATCGCCATTATACTCATTGTTTGCGGCATCGTCGTCACGTTGAACGGGAAGCAGAAGGAAGAAAAGGACGGGTCATCCAGCGAGAAGGGCTCCTCGAGGaagtccggtggcggcggcggcgacgacgacgggggAGGAGACCTCAAGGCCGTGAAGAAGACCATCACGATGATGTGCAAGCAGGTGGACTACCAGGGCGTGTGCGAGGAGAGCCTGACGAGGTGCGCGAAAGCGAACGAGTCATCGCCCCTGGGCGTCCTCCGCTTGGCCGTGAGGGTGATCGGCGAAGCGTTGACGGAGGCGTTCGACCGCGCAGAACTGATCCTGACCAACGACCTCCTCGTGAAGGGCGCCATTGCCGACTGCAAGGAGTTCTTCGGGTACGCCAAGGAGGAGCTCAACCGCACGCTCGCTGGCATGGATGCCAGTGACAGCATCACCAAGCAGGGGTACCAATTGAGCATCTGGCTGAGCGCGGTGATCACGCACCAGGAGACGTGCATCGACGGCTTCCCCGACGGGGAGTTCAAGGACAAGGTGAAGTTGTCGTTCCTCAAGGGGAAGGAGCTGACCAGTAACGCGCTGGCGTTCATCGAGAAGGCGGCGACGTTCCTCGCCGGCCTCAAGCTCCCGCAACGCCGGCTGCTCGTCGAGGAGGAGGgagcggcgccacggcgagccgAGCCGGCGCTAGGGGAGGATGGCATCCCGGAGTGGGTGCCCGAAAGCGAGCGGAGGGTTCTCAAGGGCGGCGGGTTCAAGGCCGAGGTCAAGCCGAACGTGGTGGTGGCCAAGGACGGCAGCGGCCAGTTTAAGACCATCAATGAGGCGCTCATTGCCATGCCAAAGAAATATGATGGAAG ATATGTCATCCAACTGAAGGCGGGTGTGTACGACGAGTATGTTACGATCACAAGCCAGATGCCGAACGTGACCTTGACCGGCGACGGTTCCAAGACGACGATCATCACCGGCAAAAAGAACTTCGTGGACGGGATCACGACCTTCAAGTCGGCAACCTTCA CCGCGCAAGGCGACGGGTTCATGGCGATCGGGGTGGGGTTCGAGAACACGGCGGGCGCGGCGAAGCACCAGGCGGTGGCGCTGCTGGTGCTGGCGGACAAGTCCATCTTCCTCAACTGCAAGATGGACGGGTTCCAGGACACGCTGTACGCGCACTCCAAGGCGCAGTTCTACCGCAACTGCGACATCTCCGGCACCATTGACTTCATCTTCGGCGACGCGGCGGCCGTGTTCCAGAACTGCGTCATCACGCTCCGCCGCCCGTTGGACAACCAGCAGAACATCGTCACAGCGCATGGCCGCGCCGACGCCCGGGAGGCCACGGGGTTCGTGCTGCAGAAGTGCCAGATCGTCGGCGAGCCCGCGCTCACGGCGCCCGGCCGCCCGCCCATCAAGAACTACCTCGCCCGCCCGTGGCGCGAGTGCTCGCGCACCATTTTCATGGAATCGGACCTCCCGGCGCTCATCGACAAGGCCGGGTACCTGCCGTGGAACGGCGAGTTCGGGCTCAAGACGCTCTACTACGCCGAGTACGGCAACACGGGACCGGGCGCCGACACGGTGGGGCGCGTCAACTGGGTAGGGTACAAGAAGGTGATCAGCAAGGACGAAGCCAACAAGTTCACCCTGGGGAACTTCATCCACCCCCAGCCGTGGATCGACCCGACCGGCACGCCGGTCAAGTACGACTTCTTCGGATGA